TCTAAGGTGTAACTAATTCTTTCAATATCAAGCCAATTGAGTGGATAGTCTTTGCTTCCTCTTTTTTCTTGGATTTCTTGAATTTCACTAGCAGTGATTTTTCTGATTACTATACCGTTTCTTAGATCAAATCGCCCTCGTGTCCTATAAAATGTGTGCGTTGTTTGGAAGTACAGCAAAGGCATTAGACAAAAAGCCTTTGGGATTTCACTCATGGCTATTCCTTCTTTTCTACGATCATATGGTTGTTATCTATATGCACTTTTTTAAGGATTTTTACGTTTCCTAAGTCTTTCAGTTTCCCCTTTTTTTTGTGTTGTTGAATGTTCAGTTTCGCGTTTGTTCTTCTAGGAAGTCCATAAAAATGACGGAATTTGCACAAAACACATTCGCCGTATAACCCTGAAAGGCAGTCATAATAACAAAATGGAAAGACTAAACGGCGAAATCAGAGACAGAGAAAAAGTCATGAGAGGATTAAAGAAAAAAGACACGCCAATCCTTGCTGGCTACCAAATCTTTCACAACTACATCAGAGAACATGAAGGGTTAGACGGTAAGACACCTTCAGAGGCTTGTGGTGTAACTGTTGAAAGAAAGAAAGAAAGAACAAGTGGAAGATTTTAATCCAAAACGCAAGTGTAAAGTAAGAAATTCTTATTTTGGAACAAGCCATGATTTCTTGCCGCATTTCGGACATTTTAGGTGATAAGCTACAGCATCTGTTGGTGGGTTTTTCCCTCTAAACCTTAGGGTAAATAGCAATCTAATTGATGACACCTCGAAGTGATGATTACATTCAGAACATTGAAACTTCATATTCTATTAAGAATAATGAGTTGTAAGATATTTTTCTTTCCTAATATACTCCGCAAAAGCCATCACCCGTTTGTTAACACCCTTCAACATCACCCTAAGACTTGACAGAACCTTAACACTTCACAATACCATTTTGTCAAACTATACTCCGCAAATGTGCCGATTGTTAATAGGCATACAAATGTGACGAAGAGTTAACAGAGCCTTAATTGGGGATTATTTGTTGGACCCTTTAGCGGTGTTCTGCTGGCTTTTGCTATCTCACGAGCTTATGACAGTTTTAAGAATTGGCGTGAAAAGCTTAAGCTTCTACAAAGTTTGAAAAGAGAGTTGAAAGATTGTTTGAATAGATTAGATGGAAAATTCCGTCTTGTTCCTACTGAAATGTGGCAGTCGGCCATAGCTTCTGGAAAAGTCATGTTGTTATCATCTGAACAATTAGAGAAGCTAGGACAAATATAGTCATAAAGAGGTTGAGAGTCTGACTCTATAACCTTGCATATTGTTGCATGACTTGGAATGAAGCCCTCATATTCGAAAGGGAGACCCTCTTCATTGGCACAATTAGAACAAGTTATTCGCACGGTTAGCGTTCTTTTTTTCTACGGTTTTCGTAGTATATGGTGACTAACCCTATTATTGTTAGGCAGATTAGACCGACTATGACCACAATCGTTACATCATCCATGTTATTTTTCACCTCTTTAAAGTCATTCTATCGAACTAAAAAATTTTTAACCTTGATACCATTTTGCATTTTTCTAACCTACGCATCATCCAATCAAATAGTTAAAGAAATGAGTAATAAGATTTATGAAATTCAAATTAGTTCTTTTGGTTCTGCTATTATCTTACCACATTCCCCACATTTAGTTACTTCTAATGGTTCATACATAGAAATAAGAACTTGAACTTTAGGTTCTGGGGAAGGTTGTTCTAGGAAAATATTGTTTACTGGAACTCTAACCAATAAAGGTCAAGATAAACTGCTATTCCTCTTCTTGGTTTATAGTAACGGAATAACTTACGGAAATCTTGAGTAGCTTTCATATAGCTTTCTCCATTGATAACCTTAGCTCGTTTCGCTAGGTATAAAAGAGCAATAGAAGGTGAACGGGACAATCCTAAATTACAATGTATCAAAACCTTACGTTCTGAAATGTGTTTTTCAATAAAATCAAGTGATGCCATAAACAATTGTGGTTTGAATAGAGGTGCTGGAGGATCAATCATATTTAAGAAAAGATGATTTCTAACTTCATAAGTAAGATAGTTCGGATGAGTTGGAGAAAGGTTGCCCTTGTAACCTACTGCTTTTTGATGACATGGTGACTTACAGGCATGAATTACTGCCCAATCGTCTCTGTCCTTAAAAAAGCATTCACCTTCTGATCCGATAAACAGATTGGGATATACTTCTAACATTTCAGATGTTTACCTCGTAGTATTTCTAAAGGAGTATTGAATATTTTCTAAACAGCTCTGCGAGGAGTTCTGGATAGACTATAGCACAGTACATCTTGCCAGAATCTTTGAGAATTTTGAAATGATGATACGCTGCTTGAATAGGGGGTTCCACTTTCTTATCTCTCTCACGACCGTAAATCAACACAAAACCATCAAATTTCCAATTTTGAGCTTTTGAAGTTTCAGATCTAATCATGTGTTCTGAGATGTCATCATTTCAACTTTTTATCTGGAAGCCTATCATCACTAAAAAATTTCACTACAATCTCAATATAGGCGTCAACATTTTGTTTTGCCATTTCCATCATTTTGTCAGAGATCATTAAAATCACCTCTCTGAAAAATGCACGTTTCAAAGACTAAAGGTTTGTCATGCACCCAGCAAGACTCCGTGCTTACTGGGGCAAGAATTCGGTTTTTTGAGTCAAGAATCTTTGATTTCTTTATGTAATTTCCAAAGATACAAGCTATGAGTTTTTGACAGCTTATTCCTTCTTTTCTTTCACTATTGCGCCTGCAGTAGCTATGATTTGATAATTGTCTTTTGTAACATTGACTTTTTCGTAAGTCCTGTCACATTTTTCGCAGTAACTCACCAACGTTGAATTAGTGTAGATTTTTGCATTGTGAACTTCAACTTCAAGTTTACCTCCACATTGAGGACAATATTTTATCGGGGGATAAATACG
This is a stretch of genomic DNA from Candidatus Bathyarchaeota archaeon. It encodes these proteins:
- a CDS encoding dual specificity protein phosphatase family protein; the protein is MLEVYPNLFIGSEGECFFKDRDDWAVIHACKSPCHQKAVGYKGNLSPTHPNYLTYEVRNHLFLNMIDPPAPLFKPQLFMASLDFIEKHISERKVLIHCNLGLSRSPSIALLYLAKRAKVINGESYMKATQDFRKLFRYYKPRRGIAVYLDLYWLEFQ